From Trichocoleus sp. FACHB-46, one genomic window encodes:
- a CDS encoding DUF2862 domain-containing protein, protein MKVGQKVQLRRLRDRVPPAVISKLGQIGTIRDFRMVDSSSVGVLVEFDDKFATWFFEDEIEVSQ, encoded by the coding sequence ATGAAAGTCGGTCAAAAAGTACAACTTCGCCGTTTGAGAGATCGCGTTCCGCCTGCTGTTATTAGTAAATTGGGCCAAATTGGCACCATTCGTGATTTCAGGATGGTGGATAGCAGCAGTGTGGGCGTGCTCGTAGAGTTTGATGATAAATTTGCGACTTGGTTTTTTGAGGATGAAATAGAAGTAAGCCAATAG
- the hisF gene encoding imidazole glycerol phosphate synthase subunit HisF: protein MLAKRILPCLDVKAGRVVKGVNFVDLRDAGDPVELAQAYNAAGADELVFLDITATHEDRGIIFDVVHRTAEQVFIPLTVGGGIQNLETIKNLLRAGADKISLNSAAVRDPDLINRASDRFGRQCIVIAIDARRRPDPSNPGWDVFVRGGRENTGLDAIAWAKEVEQRGAGELLITSMDADGTQAGYDVELTRTIAEQVQIPVIASGGAGNCEHIHTVLTEGKAEAALLASLLHYGQLTVSQIKHHLADHQVPVRLL from the coding sequence ATGTTAGCGAAGCGGATTTTGCCCTGCTTGGATGTAAAAGCAGGACGAGTAGTAAAAGGAGTCAATTTCGTAGATCTGCGTGACGCTGGCGATCCGGTGGAGTTGGCGCAAGCCTATAACGCAGCTGGGGCTGATGAGCTGGTCTTTTTGGATATTACAGCAACCCACGAAGACCGAGGCATCATTTTTGATGTCGTTCACCGTACCGCCGAACAAGTGTTCATTCCTTTGACGGTGGGTGGAGGCATCCAAAACTTAGAGACAATTAAGAATTTGTTAAGAGCGGGAGCTGACAAAATCAGTTTAAATTCTGCGGCGGTACGCGACCCAGATTTAATCAATCGAGCCAGCGATCGCTTTGGTAGACAGTGCATTGTCATTGCCATTGACGCTCGGCGGCGACCAGATCCCAGCAACCCCGGTTGGGATGTGTTTGTACGGGGTGGGCGAGAAAATACAGGACTCGATGCGATCGCCTGGGCCAAAGAAGTCGAGCAACGAGGAGCGGGTGAATTGCTGATTACCAGTATGGACGCGGATGGCACCCAAGCAGGCTACGACGTAGAGCTGACCCGCACCATTGCTGAGCAAGTGCAGATCCCAGTCATCGCCTCTGGCGGTGCCGGAAACTGTGAGCATATCCATACGGTTCTAACTGAAGGTAAGGCCGAAGCAGCCCTGCTGGCATCTCTGCTGCACTACGGTCAGTTAACGGTGAGCCAGATTAAGCATCACCTTGCTGATCATCAGGTGCCCGTAAGGTTGCTGTAA
- a CDS encoding response regulator — protein MDNAIPELAIPELDNISRQLMSLEKPQKPKMLVVDDEPDNLDLLYRTFRRDFQVLRAESGVMALDVLATEGEVAVIISDQRMPEMKGTEFLSKTVPQFPNTMRIILTGFTDVEDLVEAINSGQVYKYITKPWDPNELKAVVQRAAETYELLKQRTEELRRAQAQTNLLSAIVHVAQSSSSLEDCLEPIAIAFGRNFLAYGCILQLVEGNALVAGQGTYSTADGLENWLDQDPLAKAAIANQQMQVAVNIPTDDALASVGHYQTSGVQAHLIVPITYRGEVLAVLSLQWKKPCKLREDELTLIHLSAQQVALALTCTRYYRPVV, from the coding sequence ATGGACAACGCCATCCCAGAACTTGCGATTCCCGAACTTGATAATATTAGTCGTCAGTTAATGAGCCTAGAAAAACCTCAAAAGCCCAAAATGCTCGTAGTAGATGATGAACCAGATAATCTGGATTTGCTCTACCGTACCTTTCGGCGTGATTTTCAAGTCCTACGAGCTGAGAGCGGCGTCATGGCGTTGGACGTGCTCGCCACCGAAGGTGAAGTAGCGGTGATTATTTCAGATCAACGCATGCCAGAAATGAAGGGAACGGAGTTTCTCAGTAAAACCGTCCCGCAATTTCCCAATACCATGCGGATCATCCTGACAGGTTTTACAGATGTTGAGGACCTAGTAGAGGCTATCAACTCTGGACAGGTATACAAGTACATCACTAAGCCCTGGGACCCTAACGAACTCAAGGCTGTAGTGCAACGAGCCGCAGAAACTTACGAACTGCTGAAGCAGCGGACTGAGGAGCTACGACGAGCCCAAGCCCAGACAAATCTACTCTCCGCCATTGTCCATGTTGCCCAAAGCTCCTCCAGCTTAGAGGATTGCTTAGAACCGATTGCGATCGCCTTTGGCAGAAACTTCCTGGCGTATGGTTGTATTTTGCAATTGGTAGAAGGTAACGCTTTAGTGGCAGGTCAGGGCACTTACAGTACAGCCGACGGTCTAGAAAACTGGCTAGATCAAGATCCACTAGCGAAAGCAGCGATCGCCAATCAGCAAATGCAAGTTGCGGTCAACATCCCCACAGATGATGCTTTGGCTAGTGTCGGCCACTATCAAACCTCTGGCGTGCAAGCGCATCTCATTGTCCCTATTACCTATCGTGGTGAAGTCTTGGCAGTACTCTCGCTGCAATGGAAAAAGCCTTGCAAGTTGCGGGAAGACGAGTTGACCTTGATTCACTTATCGGCTCAGCAAGTGGCACTGGCTTTAACCTGCACTCGCTACTATCGTCCCGTGGTCTAG
- the ubiE gene encoding bifunctional demethylmenaquinone methyltransferase/2-methoxy-6-polyprenyl-1,4-benzoquinol methylase UbiE — translation MTPDCDRKTSLVENSLSSQQTVELQNAAQAAPIQALFDRIAPIYDQLNDWLSLGQHRIWKQMAVKWSNCQPGDTCLDLCCGSGDLAQRLARQVGPTGRVVGADFSKAQLAIAQQRLEASSCPAIIDWVEADALNLPFSDAQFDAATMGYGLRNVTDIPRSLKELHRVLKPKAKAAILDFHRPANQDFQAFQAWYLNTIVVPLAEQFGLREEYAYLSPSLEKFPIGSEQMYLARQAGFSEATHYPIAGGTMGVLVVTKGSD, via the coding sequence ATGACACCCGATTGCGATCGCAAAACTTCTTTAGTAGAAAACAGCCTTAGTTCTCAACAAACTGTAGAGCTACAAAATGCGGCTCAAGCCGCTCCGATTCAAGCTTTATTTGACCGGATTGCTCCCATCTATGATCAACTTAATGATTGGCTGAGCTTGGGGCAGCATCGAATTTGGAAACAAATGGCGGTCAAATGGAGCAATTGCCAACCAGGAGACACTTGCTTAGATCTGTGCTGTGGCAGCGGTGATTTAGCCCAGCGGTTGGCTCGGCAAGTTGGCCCGACGGGTCGAGTGGTTGGCGCAGACTTTTCTAAAGCCCAGTTAGCGATCGCTCAGCAACGGCTAGAAGCTAGCTCTTGTCCTGCCATTATCGATTGGGTTGAGGCGGACGCATTAAATCTTCCCTTCTCAGATGCTCAATTCGATGCAGCGACAATGGGTTACGGGTTGCGCAACGTGACCGACATTCCCCGTAGCTTAAAAGAATTACATCGTGTCTTAAAACCAAAGGCCAAAGCAGCGATTCTCGACTTTCATCGTCCTGCTAATCAAGATTTTCAAGCGTTTCAAGCTTGGTATCTGAATACCATTGTGGTGCCCTTGGCAGAACAATTTGGCCTGCGCGAAGAATATGCTTACCTCAGTCCTAGTCTAGAAAAGTTCCCTATCGGCTCTGAGCAGATGTATCTAGCTCGTCAGGCTGGTTTCTCTGAAGCCACACACTACCCAATCGCCGGGGGTACGATGGGAGTATTAGTTGTGACAAAAGGATCTGACTAA
- a CDS encoding DUF445 domain-containing protein yields the protein MELSNLWLFAGPPVVGGIIGYFTNDIAIKMLFRPYRPYYLGKKQLPFTPGLIPKNQERLAKRIADTIMGSLLTPEELQNLARRLLKTERVQGAILWLLQLGLDQVQADKEQKTAKILGGILRDLLGQSMPRLLKVLARREDFLETQLNQIFDQVLLEFQLTEDQASKLSDWLLQVVLPPDVVRQALIDFLTDRNIQIIDEGFREKASGTYWVVANLFGLRNSLTRLRTFCLDEREASNTRIAELILSLAVKQRLREWLQNLSLQNLPVSTVRQLRKTMRDSVRLYVQNRGAEVLQGLSKSIDWENIATIVLSRLRNSAVVNASLETVSQELALVLERYLERDLESIVAQAIPILDIDQVIIDRVKATSAADLEGAIQGIVRSELQAIVNLGGILGFVIGSFQSISFLLR from the coding sequence TTGGAGCTGTCTAACCTCTGGCTTTTCGCTGGTCCTCCTGTCGTCGGTGGCATCATTGGCTACTTCACCAATGATATTGCCATCAAGATGCTGTTTCGCCCCTATCGGCCCTATTATCTGGGCAAGAAGCAACTGCCATTTACGCCTGGCTTAATTCCCAAAAATCAGGAACGTTTGGCGAAACGAATTGCAGATACCATCATGGGGTCTTTGTTGACTCCAGAGGAATTGCAAAATCTAGCCCGTCGCCTGCTGAAGACAGAGCGAGTTCAAGGAGCCATTCTATGGCTGCTACAGTTAGGGCTAGATCAAGTTCAGGCAGATAAAGAGCAAAAAACCGCCAAGATTTTAGGTGGCATTCTACGGGATTTGTTGGGCCAGTCGATGCCGCGCTTGCTCAAAGTCCTAGCGCGGCGAGAAGATTTTTTAGAAACTCAGTTGAACCAGATTTTTGATCAGGTTTTGTTGGAGTTTCAACTGACAGAAGACCAAGCGAGCAAATTGTCAGACTGGCTGCTACAAGTCGTGCTACCACCGGATGTGGTTCGCCAGGCCCTAATCGATTTTTTGACCGATCGCAACATTCAAATTATTGATGAGGGCTTTCGGGAAAAAGCGAGTGGTACTTATTGGGTCGTTGCCAATCTCTTCGGGCTGCGTAACTCTTTGACCCGTCTACGCACTTTCTGCCTGGATGAACGGGAAGCTAGCAACACTCGTATTGCCGAGCTGATTTTGTCCTTAGCCGTAAAACAGCGCTTGCGGGAGTGGTTGCAAAATCTGTCTTTACAGAATTTGCCCGTCTCTACCGTTCGGCAGCTACGCAAAACCATGCGTGACAGCGTGCGGCTTTATGTGCAGAATCGGGGAGCTGAGGTCTTGCAGGGCTTGAGCAAATCTATCGACTGGGAAAACATCGCGACGATTGTGCTCAGCCGCTTACGCAATTCTGCTGTGGTTAATGCTTCCTTAGAAACAGTGAGTCAGGAACTCGCTTTGGTTCTAGAACGATATTTAGAGCGAGATTTGGAATCTATTGTGGCGCAAGCAATTCCAATTTTAGACATCGATCAGGTGATTATTGATCGAGTCAAAGCCACTTCTGCGGCTGATTTAGAAGGGGCGATTCAAGGCATCGTCCGTAGCGAATTACAAGCGATCGTCAATTTAGGTGGCATTCTTGGTTTTGTCATCGGCTCTTTTCAGAGCATTTCGTTCTTGCTACGCTGA
- the rsgA gene encoding small ribosomal subunit biogenesis GTPase RsgA: MNVAGVELNAAEAAPQLLGTVVAVQANYYQVRLDTAHLLFAEPETLEVTELLCTRRARLKKIGQQVMVGDRVQIEEPDWAGGRGAIAQVLTRTSELSRPPISNVDQILLVFALAEPTLDPHQLSRFLVKAESTGIDVVLCLNKRDLLTPAEQEQWCDRLNQWGYAPILISVYQEDGLTELQQRLSQKITVVAGPSGVGKSSLINHLIPTLDLRVGRVSGKLGRGRHTTRHVELFELPTGGLLADTPGFNQPEVDSAPEDLAYCFPEARQRLASANCQFSDCLHRDEPNCAVRGDWERYEDYLNSLDEAVARYTAIARLKDAESTTKVKSGEEGQVQYEPKLETKRYRRVSRRVQQQNLKELYKDMDSGLVEPD; encoded by the coding sequence ATGAATGTTGCTGGAGTAGAACTCAATGCTGCCGAAGCTGCACCCCAGCTTCTCGGAACGGTTGTGGCTGTTCAAGCAAATTATTATCAGGTGCGATTAGACACTGCTCACTTGTTGTTTGCTGAGCCAGAGACATTAGAAGTGACAGAGTTGTTATGTACCCGTCGCGCTCGGCTGAAGAAGATTGGTCAGCAGGTGATGGTGGGCGATCGCGTACAAATTGAAGAACCCGACTGGGCAGGTGGTCGAGGCGCGATTGCCCAGGTTTTGACGCGCACATCTGAGTTAAGTCGTCCCCCCATTTCTAATGTGGATCAAATTCTGTTGGTGTTTGCTTTAGCAGAACCGACGCTAGACCCACATCAACTGAGTCGATTTTTAGTCAAAGCGGAATCGACTGGGATAGACGTAGTGTTGTGTTTGAATAAGCGAGATTTGCTGACACCAGCCGAACAGGAGCAATGGTGCGATCGCCTCAACCAATGGGGCTATGCACCAATTCTGATTAGCGTGTATCAAGAGGATGGCCTGACGGAATTACAACAGCGCCTGAGCCAAAAAATCACGGTAGTGGCGGGACCTTCTGGCGTTGGCAAGTCGAGTTTAATTAACCATTTGATTCCAACGTTGGACTTACGGGTCGGTCGCGTTTCCGGCAAGTTGGGGCGGGGTCGCCACACCACTCGGCATGTGGAATTGTTCGAGCTACCTACAGGAGGGCTGCTAGCTGATACGCCTGGGTTTAACCAGCCGGAAGTGGATAGTGCGCCAGAAGATTTAGCTTACTGTTTCCCAGAAGCACGACAGCGCTTGGCAAGTGCCAACTGTCAATTCAGTGATTGCTTGCACCGTGATGAACCGAACTGCGCGGTTCGGGGTGACTGGGAACGCTACGAGGATTATCTAAATTCGCTGGATGAAGCAGTCGCTCGGTATACCGCGATCGCCCGCCTCAAAGACGCAGAATCAACCACTAAAGTGAAAAGCGGAGAAGAAGGACAAGTTCAGTACGAACCTAAACTGGAAACTAAGCGGTATCGCCGTGTGTCTCGTCGTGTGCAACAACAGAACCTCAAAGAACTATACAAAGATATGGATAGCGGTTTAGTTGAGCCTGACTAA
- a CDS encoding sulfurtransferase TusA family protein yields the protein MSNAESLTNSGTPDAQIDLRGTPCPLNFVRAKLRLEQMAPGSLLEVWLDPGEPIEQVPDSLAMEGYGIELVEDRSEFFALRVRRPTVST from the coding sequence ATGAGTAACGCTGAATCATTGACGAACTCTGGTACTCCAGATGCTCAAATTGATCTGCGTGGCACTCCCTGTCCGCTCAACTTTGTGCGAGCCAAGCTCCGCTTAGAACAAATGGCTCCTGGTTCACTGCTAGAGGTCTGGCTTGATCCAGGAGAACCGATTGAGCAAGTGCCTGACAGTCTAGCAATGGAAGGTTACGGCATTGAACTAGTGGAAGATCGGAGTGAATTCTTTGCTTTAAGGGTTCGACGGCCAACTGTTTCTACATGA
- the dnaJ gene encoding molecular chaperone DnaJ: MARDYYEILGVSRDADKEEIKRAYRRLARKYHPDVNKEDGAEERFKEINRAYEVLSEPETRSRYDRFGEAGVGSAAGAGFQDMSDMGGFADIFESFFSGFSGGMGSTGRRRGGPARGDDLRLDLKLDFRDAVFGGEKEIRISHLETCATCSGSGAKPGTRPRTCSTCTGSGQVRRATRTPFGSFTQVSVCPTCNGSGQMIEDKCEVCSGNGQKQETKKLKITVPAGVDNGTRLRVSSEGDAGQRGGPPGDLYVYLFINEDPEFQRDGINVLSEIKISYLQAILGCRLEVNTVDGPAELLIPPGTQPSTVLTLENRGVPRLGNPVSRGDHLITILIDIPNRITAEERELLEKLAKIKGDRTGKGGLEGFLGGLFRG, from the coding sequence ATGGCCCGCGATTACTATGAAATACTTGGTGTCTCTAGAGACGCTGACAAGGAGGAAATTAAGCGTGCCTATCGTCGTTTAGCACGGAAGTACCATCCTGATGTCAATAAAGAGGATGGGGCTGAGGAGCGCTTCAAAGAGATTAATCGGGCATACGAAGTTCTTTCCGAGCCAGAAACTCGTTCTCGCTATGATCGCTTTGGTGAAGCAGGCGTAGGCTCCGCAGCGGGAGCTGGCTTCCAAGATATGAGCGATATGGGGGGTTTTGCGGACATCTTTGAAAGCTTCTTTAGCGGCTTTTCTGGGGGGATGGGCTCAACTGGGCGGAGACGTGGCGGTCCGGCGCGAGGAGATGACCTTCGTTTAGACCTGAAGCTAGACTTCCGTGATGCGGTTTTTGGTGGTGAAAAAGAAATCCGGATTAGTCACTTAGAAACTTGTGCAACTTGCAGCGGTTCTGGTGCTAAACCGGGAACTAGACCGCGCACCTGTTCTACTTGCACGGGTTCTGGCCAGGTGCGTCGCGCGACTCGCACTCCCTTTGGGAGCTTTACTCAGGTCTCAGTCTGTCCGACCTGTAATGGCTCTGGGCAGATGATTGAGGACAAATGTGAGGTTTGCAGTGGTAACGGCCAAAAGCAGGAAACCAAGAAGCTGAAGATTACAGTTCCTGCTGGGGTTGATAATGGCACTCGGTTGCGAGTTTCCAGTGAAGGCGATGCTGGACAACGGGGTGGCCCACCTGGCGACCTTTATGTATACCTCTTCATCAACGAAGACCCAGAATTTCAGCGAGATGGCATTAATGTCCTTTCGGAAATAAAAATTAGTTACCTTCAAGCAATTCTAGGGTGTCGCTTAGAGGTGAATACAGTAGATGGTCCAGCCGAACTGCTGATTCCACCTGGGACACAGCCAAGCACTGTATTAACGCTGGAAAATCGAGGCGTGCCTCGCCTGGGCAATCCTGTCAGCCGGGGGGATCACTTAATTACGATTTTAATTGATATTCCGAATCGCATTACGGCTGAGGAGCGAGAGCTACTCGAGAAGCTAGCCAAAATCAAAGGCGATCGCACGGGTAAAGGCGGATTAGAAGGATTTCTGGGAGGACTGTTTCGGGGATGA
- the dnaK gene encoding molecular chaperone DnaK, producing the protein MGKVIGIDLGTTNSCVAVLEGGQPNVISNSEGGRTTPSIVGFGKAGDRLVGQLAKRQGVTNAENTIFSIKRFIGRRWEDTEAERGRVPYGCIKGRDETVDVQVRGRTYTPQEISAMILQKLKQDAENYLGEPVTQAVITVPAYFTDAQRQATKDAGTIAGLEVLRIINEPTAAALSYGLDKQDQDQRVLVFDLGGGTFDVSVLQLGDGVFEVKATAGNNHLGGDDFDNCIVRWMIDCFRDQEGIDLSMDKMALQRLREAAEKAKIELSSTVTTSINLPFITADETGPKHLEMDLSRAKFEELVGHLVQGTIDPVSQALKDGDLKTDDIDRIILVGGSTRIPAVQDAIRKFFGGKAPDRSVNPDEAVALGAAIQGGVLGGEVKDLLLLDVTPLSLGIETLGEVFTKVIERNTTIPTSRTQVFSTATDGQTSVEIHALQGERAMARDNKSLGKFQLTGIPPAPRGVPQIEVAFDIDANGILKISARDKGTGREQSIQITNTGGLSDGEIERMRQEASLFADEDIRRKQVVELKNQADSLFYSYESTIRDNGALIGDALKAQANEKATELQAALGDRSISIEEMKQRLDTFQQTLFAIGAAVYQQAADSSDDQDYSFTDGDPTFDGSDNFKASQDEDEDVNFDDDTVAADYEAID; encoded by the coding sequence ATGGGAAAGGTCATTGGTATCGACTTAGGCACGACGAATAGTTGTGTTGCTGTCTTAGAAGGCGGGCAACCGAACGTTATCTCGAACTCTGAGGGTGGGCGGACAACTCCGAGTATTGTGGGATTTGGTAAGGCTGGCGATCGCTTAGTTGGGCAACTGGCTAAGCGTCAAGGCGTAACCAACGCTGAGAATACAATCTTCAGTATCAAACGATTTATCGGTCGCCGCTGGGAAGATACCGAAGCTGAGCGCGGTCGGGTTCCGTATGGATGCATTAAAGGTCGAGACGAAACCGTTGATGTGCAGGTGCGCGGACGGACCTATACTCCGCAAGAGATTTCAGCCATGATCTTGCAAAAGCTCAAGCAGGATGCTGAAAACTATTTGGGTGAGCCTGTTACCCAAGCTGTGATTACAGTTCCTGCCTACTTTACAGATGCTCAGCGGCAAGCAACTAAGGATGCAGGAACCATTGCTGGCTTGGAAGTCCTGCGCATTATTAATGAGCCGACTGCTGCTGCCCTTTCCTATGGCTTAGACAAACAAGATCAAGACCAACGAGTTTTGGTTTTTGACTTAGGTGGTGGCACCTTTGACGTTTCCGTCTTGCAGTTAGGCGATGGAGTATTTGAAGTAAAAGCCACAGCAGGCAACAATCACCTCGGCGGCGATGACTTTGACAACTGCATTGTTCGCTGGATGATTGATTGCTTCCGCGATCAAGAAGGCATCGACCTCTCAATGGATAAGATGGCACTTCAACGTCTGCGGGAAGCGGCGGAAAAGGCCAAAATTGAGTTGTCTAGTACAGTGACAACTTCCATCAACCTGCCCTTTATTACTGCCGATGAGACTGGACCCAAGCATTTGGAGATGGATCTCAGTAGAGCTAAGTTTGAAGAACTGGTAGGCCATTTAGTCCAGGGCACCATTGACCCGGTTAGTCAGGCCCTAAAAGATGGTGATCTAAAAACTGATGACATCGATCGCATTATTTTAGTGGGCGGTTCCACGCGGATTCCGGCGGTACAAGACGCAATTCGGAAGTTCTTCGGTGGTAAAGCTCCCGATCGCTCTGTGAATCCTGATGAAGCAGTGGCTTTGGGTGCTGCAATTCAAGGTGGAGTGCTGGGTGGCGAAGTCAAAGACTTACTGCTCCTAGATGTGACTCCTCTATCCCTAGGTATTGAGACGCTAGGAGAAGTCTTTACCAAGGTGATTGAACGGAATACAACCATTCCAACCAGTCGGACTCAAGTTTTCTCGACCGCGACAGATGGTCAAACCTCGGTAGAGATTCATGCTCTCCAAGGGGAACGGGCGATGGCTAGAGACAACAAAAGCCTAGGAAAATTCCAGCTGACTGGGATTCCTCCAGCCCCTCGCGGTGTCCCTCAAATTGAAGTAGCTTTTGATATTGATGCGAACGGTATCTTAAAGATCTCGGCCCGTGACAAAGGTACAGGACGCGAACAAAGCATCCAGATTACCAACACAGGGGGTTTGAGTGACGGCGAAATTGAGCGGATGCGGCAAGAAGCTTCTCTCTTTGCAGACGAGGACATTAGACGCAAGCAGGTAGTCGAACTGAAGAACCAGGCAGACAGTTTGTTCTACAGCTACGAGTCTACAATTAGAGACAATGGTGCTTTAATTGGGGACGCTCTCAAGGCTCAAGCTAACGAAAAAGCGACAGAGTTACAAGCCGCTCTTGGCGATCGCTCCATTAGTATTGAAGAAATGAAGCAGCGGCTCGATACCTTCCAGCAAACCTTGTTTGCAATTGGAGCAGCCGTTTATCAACAAGCAGCAGATTCCAGCGACGATCAAGACTACTCTTTCACTGACGGTGACCCCACGTTCGATGGCAGTGATAACTTTAAAGCTTCTCAAGATGAAGACGAAGATGTGAATTTCGATGATGATACAGTAGCCGCTGACTACGAAGCCATCGACTAG